A genomic window from Labrus bergylta chromosome 7, fLabBer1.1, whole genome shotgun sequence includes:
- the zgc:110339 gene encoding C-signal isoform X1 produces MSATWAKCRSVLITGSSRGIGLHTVKQLAKSSSRPATIIATARNPTASTDLQELSKTFPGVHIVTLDVDNEQSVSSALQEVASIVGNEGLNCLINNAAIGNTTDLNTVTPEAMMKSFQVNTVAPLFVTKAFLPLLQMAAARSSGMGIHRAAVINVSSILGSITHNWAEGANFKSYAYRTSKAALNMVTRCLAADLGSDGILCMSLHPGWVRTDMGGPLADLSVQESVSALLSVLSALSEKDHGGFKDFRGNVLPW; encoded by the exons ATGAGTGCGACCTGGGCTAAATGTAGATCCGTGCTGATCACGGGCTCCAGCAGAGGCATCGGGCTGCACACGGTGAAGCAGCTGgcgaagagcagcagcagaccgGCCACGATCATAGCGACAGCCCGCAACCCGACCGCCTCCACG GATCTACAAGAGCTCTCCAAAACGTTCCCAGGTGTTCATATAGTGACTCTAG ACGTGGACAATGAGCAGAGTGTGAGCTCAGCGCTGCAGGAGGTCGCGTCCATCGTTGGAAATGAAGGACTCAACTGTCTGATCAATAACGCTGCGATCGGAAACACCACGGACTTAAACACCGTCACCCCGGAGGCCATGATGAAGAGCTTCCAGGTCAACACTGTTGCTCCTCTCTTTGTCACCAAG GCGTTCCTGCCTCTGCTGCAGATGGCTGCAGCTCGCTCCTCCGGGATGGGGATTCACAGAGCAGCCGTCATCAATGTCTCCTCCATCCTCGGCTCCATCACACACAACTGGGCTGAAGGTGCTAACTTCAAGAGCTACGCTTACCGCACCTCCAAG GCTGCTCTGAACATGGTGACTAGGTGTCTGGCTGCTGATCTGGGCTCAGACGGCATCCTGTGTATGTCTCTGCACCCAGGCTGGGTCCGGACCGACATGGGGGGGCCTCTG GCTGATCTGTCCGTACAGGAGAGtgtttctgctctgctctccgtcctctctgctctgtcagaAAAAGATCACGGAGgatttaaagacttcagagGAAACGTCCTACCGTGGTGA
- the zgc:110339 gene encoding C-signal isoform X2: MQKKRSVGLRDLQELSKTFPGVHIVTLDVDNEQSVSSALQEVASIVGNEGLNCLINNAAIGNTTDLNTVTPEAMMKSFQVNTVAPLFVTKAFLPLLQMAAARSSGMGIHRAAVINVSSILGSITHNWAEGANFKSYAYRTSKAALNMVTRCLAADLGSDGILCMSLHPGWVRTDMGGPLADLSVQESVSALLSVLSALSEKDHGGFKDFRGNVLPW; encoded by the exons ATGCAGAAGAAGAGGTCTGTAGGGCTGCGG GATCTACAAGAGCTCTCCAAAACGTTCCCAGGTGTTCATATAGTGACTCTAG ACGTGGACAATGAGCAGAGTGTGAGCTCAGCGCTGCAGGAGGTCGCGTCCATCGTTGGAAATGAAGGACTCAACTGTCTGATCAATAACGCTGCGATCGGAAACACCACGGACTTAAACACCGTCACCCCGGAGGCCATGATGAAGAGCTTCCAGGTCAACACTGTTGCTCCTCTCTTTGTCACCAAG GCGTTCCTGCCTCTGCTGCAGATGGCTGCAGCTCGCTCCTCCGGGATGGGGATTCACAGAGCAGCCGTCATCAATGTCTCCTCCATCCTCGGCTCCATCACACACAACTGGGCTGAAGGTGCTAACTTCAAGAGCTACGCTTACCGCACCTCCAAG GCTGCTCTGAACATGGTGACTAGGTGTCTGGCTGCTGATCTGGGCTCAGACGGCATCCTGTGTATGTCTCTGCACCCAGGCTGGGTCCGGACCGACATGGGGGGGCCTCTG GCTGATCTGTCCGTACAGGAGAGtgtttctgctctgctctccgtcctctctgctctgtcagaAAAAGATCACGGAGgatttaaagacttcagagGAAACGTCCTACCGTGGTGA